Below is a window of Syntrophomonas wolfei subsp. wolfei str. Goettingen G311 DNA.
CAGGATTATAAGCTCAATATCCGGATAATTCGCACTTATCCCCTGAGCAATTTTTTGTAAAAGAATGGTCTTTCCTGCCTTGGGTGGTGCTACTATCAGGCCTCTTTGGCCTTTGCCGATGGGGGCCACCAGGTCAATTATACGGGTGGGTAGCTCGTGAGGCACGGTCTCCAGGGTTAGTTTCTCCGTAGGATAGAGAGGGGTTAGGGCATCAAAATGTATCCTCTTTACTGACTCTTCCGGAGAAAATCCATTAACATCTTCCACTTTTAAAAGAGCAAAGAATCTTTCATTATCCTTGGGCGATCTTACCTGTCCCCCGACCCGATCCCCCGTTTTTAATTCAAACTTTCTGATTTGAGACGGAGATACATAGATGTCCTCCTGGCTGGGCAGATAAGCGAATGGCCTTAAAAATCCATATCCATCTGGCATGATTTCCAGTACTCCCTGGGCCTGAAGCAATTGGTCAGCATGGGTTAGGGCTTTGGTTATTTCGAAAACCAGTTCCTTTTTGCGGAGCTTGGAATAACCTGCCAGGTTTAAATCTCTGGCAACCTGGTATAGCTCCAGCATGGTTTTGTTCTCTAGCTCTGAGATATTCAATTTTTACCTCCTTATCTAATAATCCTTTTCATAATGATAAATTTCTAAGTAAGCCGACAACCGAAGTAAAGATACTTCTGTATACTGCGATGTAATTGGAGATTGTTAAATTTTAACAGGCACTAAACTATACTTCCTTGAATGCTCTTTTTTTGAAGGCTAGCATGTGGGAATAGAACTGCCAGTGAACTTCCTAAAGTGAAATCCTATATTTATTATACCAGTATTAATGCTGTTTAATCATTATTATCCTGAAAAAACTAGTAATTTTGCTACTGGAATTTTATTTGACCGGAAAGACCTTAAGAATTGCTAATGTGCCCACCGGGCATCACTTAGATTACAAAGCAATATCTTAGATTCAGTCCTAGTCCATCTTTAACTGTATACGCTGATCTTTAAATAAAGGTTTCTTATCCAGGTGATGATTAGCTTCTATATGCCTTATTGTTCCGGATTGACTTCTCATTACTAGCGTCTGGGTAACCGCCCGCCGTTTAAAATAACGTACCCCTTTTAATAGAAATGAATCAGTAATACCCGTGGCAGCAAATATTACGTCCTCTGACTGAACCATTTCATCTATGGTAAAAATCTTATTAATGTCGTTTATACCCATCTTATGACAGCGGGCAATTTCATTCTCATCCTCCGGATAGAGGCGGGCTTGAAAATCGCCTCCCAAACACTTCAAGGCTGCGGCGGTAATGACCCCTTCGGGAGCACCACCGATACCCAATACTATATCTACCCCGGATTCGGGATACGCCGCCGCCACCGCTGGAGATACATCCCCGTCAGTAATCAACTTGATACGCGCCCCTACCCGCCTTACTTCTTCAATTATATGCTGGTGCCGCTCACGCTCTAAAACCACTACAGTAACTTCACTTATCAGTTTATCCAAACCCCGGGCTACTTCCCAGAGGTTTTCTTTTATGGATGCATCCAAATGTACCCGGCCTTTACATTCCGGACCCACAGCAATTTTATCCATATACATGTCCGGTGCATGAAGAAGGGTTCCCCGAGGTCCAATAGCCAGTACGGCAATGGCACCAGTAAGACCCTTGGCCACAATGTTAGTACCTTCAAGGGGGTCTACCGCAATATCTACCAGGGGAGGAACACCAATACCTACTTTTTCCCCGATATAGAGCATGGGGGCTTCATCCATTTCTCCTTCCCCGATAACCACTACGCCATCAACCGATACCGTATCGAACATGACTCTCATAGCAGTTACGGCTGCGTCATCTGCTGCCTCTTTATCTCCTTTACCGACCCATCGTGCAGCGGCCAGAGCTGCAGCCTCTGTAACCCGGGCAAACTCCAGAGCCAATTCCCTCTCCAAGAAAAACCCTCCTCGTTTTATTTCCCCTTTGGCAATGCACCCCAAAAATTTTAATAATAGTCCTGAGCAACTGAACCATATTCACAAAACCCCAGAAAAATCCTCTTTAGAAAGCCTTTTTCCAATCGCTCATAAATTTCTCTATACCTGCATCAGAAAGTGGATGCTTTACCATCTGTTTGATTACCTGGTAGGGTATGGTGGCTATATTGGAACCAATTTTGGCGGATGCCACAACATGCATAGGATGCCGGATGCTGGCCGCAATCACCTCGGTTTCCACCATATACTGGTCAAAAATCTGGACAATATCATCCAATAATGTAAGCCCATCGTTTCCGGTATCATCGACCCGGCCAATAAAAGGACTGACATAGCTAGCTCCGGCTCTGGCTGCCAATAGAGCCTGGTTAGCGGAAAATACCAAGGTGGCATTGGTAGCAATACCTTTTTGCTTGAGGGCATGGATTGCTTTCAGTCCCTCTTCGCAAAGGGGTATTTTAATCACCACATTGGGATGAATAGATGCTAATTCTTCTCCCTCTTGTACCATAGCCTGATAATCAAGCGCTATTACTTCCGCACTTATCGGTCCATCCACCAGCATGGATATCTCCCGGATCAACCCTTTGTAGTCTTTTTTTTCTTTAGCTACCAGACTGGGATTGGTGGTTACTCCCGCCAGAAAACCCATGCCGTTTATCTCTTTTATCTCTTCAATGTTAGCAGAATCAATAAAAATCCGCAAAAACATCCTCCTTTCTGATTTAGATTGGGCCAATATGTCAGCGCATTGCTTGTATATTTATGCAACCAGAACCGCCTATGCCTGGCCTGAGCTACCGAATACCCTGATCTTTTCCCTGATTATCTCCACTGCGGCATCGCGGGCCGGCCCCAGAATTTTCCGGGGATCAATTTCTGCCGGGTTCTCCGCCATAACTTTTCGCATGGTCCAGACCAAAGCTTCTCTGATATTGGTATCAATATTCACCTTGCATACTCCAAGTTTTATAGCCTTTCTAAGTGATTCGTCCGGCACCCCGGAAGAGCCGTGGAGGACTATGGGTATTTTTACCAGGGACTTGATTTGGGCCAAGCGCTCAAAATCGAGCCGGGGCTCTCCTTTATACTGCCCATGAGCTGTACCTATAGCGATAGCCAGGCTTTCCACCCCGGTCTGTTCCACAAAATATCTGGCTTCTTCGGGATCGGTATACAGGGCTTCCTTCTCACTCACATGAATGTCGTCCTCAGTTCCCCCTATCTTTCCCAGCTCCGCCTCCACTGATACTTCTATAGGTCTAGCTATATCCAAAACTTTTTTAGTCATAGCTATATTTTCTTCCAGGGGAAGTTTGGAACCATCATACATCACCGAGGAAAAACCGCTGCGAATACACTTTACCACCTGCTCAAAATCAGTACCGTGGTCTAGATGTAAGGCCACCGGTACCGAACTGGATTCTGCAGCAATCTTTACCATCCCGCTTATGAACTCCAGCCCGGCATAGTTTATAGCCCCCTGGCTGGCCTGCATAATAACCGGAGATCTCTCCAGTTCTGCCGCTCTAATTATGGCCTGTACGATTTCCATGTTATTGGCATTAAAAGCCCCAACCGCATAGCCTCCTCTGTCTGCTTGGAATAATAATTTGCTTACTGACACTAATGCCACCGATATCACCTCTTTCAAATCTTCCTGTTTATGATACCTCTTCCGCAACTATTCGGTTAACTTCATCTCTCAAATAAAGAATATCAAAAGGCTTGGTTATACACTTTCTGACCCCTGACTCCAGAGCCCTTTTTACTACTTCCATCTCCCCATAGGCCGTCATCATTATTATAGCCAGTTCCTGGTGCTTCTCCAGTATTTTTTGGGAAGCTTCCAGTCCATTCATATTGGGCATTTTCATGTCTATCAGGAGGATAGATGGTTGAAATTGACCCACTTTTTCAATAGCTTCCTTTCCGTCCGCAGCAGCATAAACCTCCCAGCCCTCTCTTTTAAAGAGCTCTTCCAACAGGCGCCTTACTCCTTTTTGATCGTCCACTATCATTATTCTTCGCTTCATCATCTCACCCCACATATACCATCTATTTCTTCACTTGTATAAAATATCCTCCCTGTTTGGGGTAATTTTTTGAGCATCAAAAGAAACTGCGGAGCAGTTCAACACAGCGCTGCAACGAGGTGGGGGATTAGAACCTGCCGCCGCCTG
It encodes the following:
- a CDS encoding response regulator is translated as MWGEMMKRRIMIVDDQKGVRRLLEELFKREGWEVYAAADGKEAIEKVGQFQPSILLIDMKMPNMNGLEASQKILEKHQELAIIMMTAYGEMEVVKRALESGVRKCITKPFDILYLRDEVNRIVAEEVS
- the glpX gene encoding class II fructose-bisphosphatase, translating into MERELALEFARVTEAAALAAARWVGKGDKEAADDAAVTAMRVMFDTVSVDGVVVIGEGEMDEAPMLYIGEKVGIGVPPLVDIAVDPLEGTNIVAKGLTGAIAVLAIGPRGTLLHAPDMYMDKIAVGPECKGRVHLDASIKENLWEVARGLDKLISEVTVVVLERERHQHIIEEVRRVGARIKLITDGDVSPAVAAAYPESGVDIVLGIGGAPEGVITAAALKCLGGDFQARLYPEDENEIARCHKMGINDINKIFTIDEMVQSEDVIFAATGITDSFLLKGVRYFKRRAVTQTLVMRSQSGTIRHIEANHHLDKKPLFKDQRIQLKMD
- a CDS encoding class II fructose-1,6-bisphosphate aldolase, which translates into the protein MALVSVSKLLFQADRGGYAVGAFNANNMEIVQAIIRAAELERSPVIMQASQGAINYAGLEFISGMVKIAAESSSVPVALHLDHGTDFEQVVKCIRSGFSSVMYDGSKLPLEENIAMTKKVLDIARPIEVSVEAELGKIGGTEDDIHVSEKEALYTDPEEARYFVEQTGVESLAIAIGTAHGQYKGEPRLDFERLAQIKSLVKIPIVLHGSSGVPDESLRKAIKLGVCKVNIDTNIREALVWTMRKVMAENPAEIDPRKILGPARDAAVEIIREKIRVFGSSGQA
- the fsa gene encoding fructose-6-phosphate aldolase, coding for MRIFIDSANIEEIKEINGMGFLAGVTTNPSLVAKEKKDYKGLIREISMLVDGPISAEVIALDYQAMVQEGEELASIHPNVVIKIPLCEEGLKAIHALKQKGIATNATLVFSANQALLAARAGASYVSPFIGRVDDTGNDGLTLLDDIVQIFDQYMVETEVIAASIRHPMHVVASAKIGSNIATIPYQVIKQMVKHPLSDAGIEKFMSDWKKAF